Part of the Lujinxingia vulgaris genome is shown below.
CCGTCGGCAAGAGCGTTGCTGAGGGCGAGATCCCGCGTGAAGACGTCGCCGCCATCATCGCCTACCTGGTCGAGCATCCCGAGCTCATGAACCTGCAGTTTGAAGTCACCTCCGGCAAACAAAGCATCAGTGAGGCCTTCTCGGCGATTGTGCGTTAGAGCCGACCCTCGATCCTCGCAGGTCCTGACCTCCGGCCAACCTGACCGGGGCTTCCAACAACATAACTTCACCTGCCTCACTCATCGCTTTTGCGACGCGTTTGCCCTGCGCCGGGAACGGCGCACGCTGGAGGCCAGCACCAACATAAACAGGCCGACCGCCGCCGCGCCGCCGATACCTCCGGCGCGGCGAAGGTTCTCAAATCCCCCCAGATCCCCCACCACACGAAGCAGCGTGGCCAGGTGCAATGCGAGCAGCGGCACATAGAAGCGCGCGCCGTGACGCACCTTCAGACCGCTGAGCGCCGGCAAGATCACCTGCGCGTGCGCGAAGACCATCGAGAAGACAAAGCCCATAAAGATGGCGTGCCACAGCGCGTCGTACACCAGCCCGAAACGCACCCCTCCATGAATCACTGCCAGCACACCCGCGAGGGTCAGCCAGAAGTATCCGGCGAGTAGCGCGGAGGCCATAAAGCGCGGGGCGCCGGGCAGGCGAATGGTCGAGCGTGCGATGTCGTGGCGAACCAGCCAGGCCGCGAGCATGATGAAGCCCCCGCCGAGCAGGCGCATGCCGACATCGAACACGACGAGCGAGGCGACGAGGCCAGCCACCGCAACGCCAAAGCCTGCCCAGAACGGCGCATGGGAGCGCTCACCGCCCCGAAAACGCGACAGCTCCAGGCGTTCCCCCACGATCGTCAGCACCAGAAAACTCGCCCAGAAAGGCACGACCTCGGAGACCGGCACCCCTGACATCCACGCCACATTTCCCGCCGCCCAGGCTACCGCTCCCAGCGCCATCGCCAGCGTAAAGGACTCAAAGCGCCGCGAAAGCAGCACGGCGAAGACGCCGACCAGGGCCGCCGCCGCCAGAGAAAACAAGACCGCGGCCAGGCCCGCATCCGAGAGCGCCACCAGCGCCACCCCGCCGCTCACCGCCGCCACCGGCGCGACGTAGCTCCAGGCCGTCCTGACCGCGACGGCACGCTCCATCGAGATCACCGTCCCGAAGAAGGCGCTGACCATCAAGGGCCCATGATGATGGACGAGCACCTCCGGCAGCGCTCGGCCCACGCTCCCCGGCAGCACCACCCCCATCCGCGCCAACCCTCCCAGGATCGCGGCGACCATGAGCATCGCCGCCCCCATCAACGCGACGACGATCACCCCACGAAACGCCCGGGTGACCGGGCCGAGCACGCTCTGAGAAGGCCTGGTCATCGCGCTCTACCTCCCGAGCTGCTGGCGAGCGTACGCGGACATCATCTCCGGCGACCACGCCGGTTCAAAGACCACAGCCACGCGCACCTGCGCGTGAGGATCGACAAACTCCCAGATCGCATCGCGAACATCCTCCTCGATCACCGCCGAGAGCGGGCAGGCCGGCGTGGTCATCGTCAGGACCACATCGATGCCGCCCTCGCGGCACGCCACCGCATAGACCAGCCCCAGATCGACGATGTTGATGCCGACCTCCGGGTCAATGACCGCCCGCAGGGCTTCCAGGCATTCCCGGTTTTCCTCGCTGGGCGTCACCGGGACGCCTCCCGCAAGCAGCGCCGCAGCATCGAACCCGACCTCATCGGCGGAAGCCGGCAAGTCGGAATCTTCGTCGCGTCTCTTCCCGAGCAATGTGAATAGATCCATCGGCAAAACCCTCCAGGCGGTTGACTGCTCCGATATAATCACCTCGCCAGAGAAATGAATCGCAAAACAAAGATTTAAACCTCAAACCTGATTCAAATCCTCGTCATCCTCAGACGAAGCGGCCTGAAACTCGTAGACACACGCCGGATGACCCTCGGGCATATACCCCACGCGCTTTAGGTCCCGCTGCAGGGCCTGCTCCAGAAACTGGGCTTCCAGCCGACAGGGCAGCCGGGTGGCGCGCACCGCCTCGGAGAAGGGGCAGTTGCACTCGCGGATGGTCACCACATCCTCCTCGACGGTGACCTCCGGAACAAAACCCTGCTCGGCCAGAAAAGCCTCGACCACCTCGAGCCGCTCCTCCAGCGTGTTTGCCCCGGCCTCTTCAAGACGCTCGCTGAGTTCCTCTCTGCGCTCCCTCCACATCTGGCGAAAAAAATCGTCAATCAGCGCGGGGTAGCCCTGAAGCACCAGAAAATCGAGCATTTTGCCAAAAAGCGCGGCGTCCTGGCTCGGAAAAAGCTGCTGGCCCGCGGGAGTAAGCCGGTAACGCAGAGTCGGACGCCCCGGGCCATCGGGCACGCTCTGGCGGGTGAGCAGCTCTTTCTTCTGCAGGTGATCAAAATGCTGGCGGACCGTTGTCTCACCGAACCCCAACGCCGCGGCCGTCTCTTCCACCGTGACCGTGCCCTGGCGTTTGATGAACTCGACGATCTGCAGCCGCGAGGAAGAGAGCAGGTTTAAGAGGTCGGGGGTTGTCACGGTCTTCTCCAGTCCTGGGGGGCAGTGTGGGGCGTTCTTCGGCGTGCGTGGGACGTGCTGCGCGGGACACGTCTGTCGAGAACCCATTTGACAGCGCTCGTCGACGCATCTATGAATTAAATCGCATTATGTAGTTTTTATTCTTAACACGGCTTCAGCGTAGCGGGGTGAGGGGGGAAGTCAAGACGACCCCTCCCCCCGAAGGCCCTCCCAACTCACCTGCGCACCCCATCTCGACGAGAGGTATCCATGCCAGACGCACATGAATTGGACGTCACCCGAATCGAACCTCATATCCGCCACGCCACGATCTTTGCGACCTTCGACGCGCTCAATGCCGGCGAGTCCTTCGTCATTGTGAACGACCACGATCCGGCGCCACTTCGTTTTCAGTTTCAAGCCCGACACCCCCGGGCGTTTGAATGGGACTACCTGGAGCTGGGGCCACGCACCTGGAAGGTGCGCCTGACCCGAACATAATCGCCTGCCTCCTCACCAAACGCCTCATCGACCTCGTATCGCTCCTCCTCCTTTTATCCTCGCTCACCCCACCATCAACACCCAGGAGCCCCCGTGATCACAGCCGATCAGACCGTTGGACACATCGCAAAAAACTTCCCCATGAGCACGCGCGTCTTCGGGCGTTACAAGATTGATTTTTGCTGCAAGGGCAGGCTCTCCCTGCAGGAGGTGTGTGGCACCCACGACATCGAAATCGACAAGCTCGTTGCAGATATCGAGGCCGAGATCGAGCTCGCGCCCCCGACGGCGCTCGACGGCTGGGCGGATCGCTCCACGCCGGAGCTCGTGGCACACATTCTGGAAAACTACCATCGCCCGCTCGACGAGGAGCTCCCGCGCCTGGAGTCACTGGCCGATAAAGTCGCCCGTGTTCACGGCGATCGCGACCGGCGCCTGCCCCGCATCGCGCAGACCTTCACGCTGCTCAGGGCGGAGCTGGAGGAACACTTCCGCAAGGAAGAGAACGTACTCTTCCCGGCCATCCTGGCGGATGACGGCCAACCCCTCGCCGGTCCGATCCGCGTGATGCTCCAGGACCACGAAGATGCCGGAGATATGCTCGTCCTGCTGCGCGAGCTCGCCGATGACTTCCAGGTCCCGCCGCACGCCTGCAACTCCTGGCGTGCGCTCCTGGGCGGACTCGAAGATCTGGAGCGCTCGCTGCACGAGCACATCCACCTGGAGAATAACATCCTCTTCCCCCGCGCTGCCGCCTGACACGACGTAATTTGCGCTGCCACCGCTCCCGCGGCCGCGCCATAGACAGCCCGCCAGACCTCTCAGACCTGGCGGGCGTCTTCGCCCCGGGCGTTCTGGAATTCACATCAACGTAGACGTCCCCCCCCCCTCCCGCACGACACCTCTGACCTCCACATCTTCAAATCTCTCCCCCGCCATCCTGCCCCCCCGAGCAGGTGTTCCAGCAGTCCTATAGCCGCGCAAAGCCTGCGCCCGAGCCTCCTCTTCAGGCTCAATCCGCATCCATACGCACGTTAGGATAAGGATTAAACTGCGGCCGACCGATGGCGATAAAGTCGTGTTTCGTCGCGGTGTGGCAGGCGTTGCACTGTGCGATCACCGCATCGTACTCCTTCTCGAAGGTCGCGGTATCGCCGGCCTCGATCGCCTCTTCGATCTTCTCCAACCCGGGGAGCACGCTGCGATCGAAATAGTCGACTACGTCGATCCCCTCCTCCACCGGTTTGGCCTCGCGCAGCTCTTCGATGACCTCCTCGATCTCATGGATCTGGTAGTCGACCATCCCCTTGTTGCCCGCCTCCCCCGCATACCAGACCGCCGAGTAGCGCCGCCCGATCTCAAACATATGCGCCCCCAGATGCACCTCATCGTGGGCGTGATCTTCGTCGTGCTCCTCCTCCGCCTCATCGCCCGGCTCCACCACGGCTTCGGTCGCTTCTGCCTTCTCCTGTGGTTCGGGAGCGCGCTCACAACCCATCAGCCCTCCCACCGCCAGGGCCAGCACCATCAACACCACCGCGCTCCGCCCCTTACGGGCACCCGCCACATCCTTCGCTGCATCACACGCCATACGCCTCTCCTTCACCACAACCTCCTCAAATCATCGCATATCCGACAGCATCGCCAACCCTACAACCCAGGGCCCCCCACGTGGCCCGCACCCGCGCCAGTGTTGAAGATCCACACCGGCGAGGCAAGGCGAGTCGATCGGTTTAAAACCGACAAAATTGCACTCCCCGCCTCCCCTCAACGCAAATTTATTCGCCCGACTCGCCGCGGCGCAAAATATGCGCATTTCGACGCCCGAAATTCCCCTCGTGGCGTCCGATTTTAAGCGAAAACTTCTTCACTTCCCCACGTTGTCGCACATCGACACACCCGTGGCACAGCCTTTGCTTAACGTCGTCGCGACCCGCGAGGGTCCCGGCCTCCCCGGGGGGGTTCGGCCCTCCCCCACCCTCGCAACTCCCCTTCCCCATACTCCCTCCTCAGCAAAAGGCAGTACGTTGTGAAGACCGACACCCTCCCCCCAGGCAGCGCCGTGGGCCAGTACCACGTCATCCGAAAACTCGGCGAAGGCGCCGCCGGCCAGGTCTACCTGGCCCACCACAAGATCCTCGATCGCGAGTTCGCCCTGAAGATCCTCCACCCGGAGTGGGTGGGCAACGACCAGCTCACCCGCCGGTTCTTTCAGGAAGCCCGCCACGCCACACGCCTCAAACACCCCAACATCGTCGGGGTGATCACCGCCGACCAGCACAACGACTTCTATTACCTGGTCATGGAGTTCGTCGACGGGGTCTGCCTCGAAGCGCTCCTCGCTCAACAGGAGCGCCTGCCCGCCGAGCGCGCCATCCCTTACGTCGTCGGGGTGCTGCGCGGTCTGGAGCACGCCCACAAGAAAGGCATGCTCCACCGCGACGTCAAAGCCGACAACATCATCATCGAGAACGCCACCGATCGCGCGCGCCTGCTGGACTTCGGCCTGGTCAAAGACACCGAGGCCACCCAGAAACTCACCGCCCAGCACGCCGTCGTCGGCACCCCCTACTACATGCCCCCCGAGCAGTGGCGCGGCGAAGAAGTCGACGCCCGCGCCGACATCTACTCGGCCGCGGTCACGCTCTACTACGCTCTATCCGGGCGCTTTCCCTTCCCGGGCCGCTCTCCCCTGGCGGTGGCCCACCGCCTGATGAGCGAGTCTCACGATCCCCTCGGTGAGATTCTGCTCTACGCTCAGCCCACGCGCGCCACAGAGCTTGTCACCATCCTCGACCGCGCCCTCTCCCGTGAGCGCGATCTTCGCCCCTCCTCCGCCGCCCAGCTCGCCGACGAGCTGGAACAATGGCTGGAAGAGCAGCGCCCCTCCCCCACGGCAAAAACCTCGTCACGCACCATCGCTTACGCCCCCCCAACCGCCGAGCCCACCATGAGCATCCCCACGCCAAACCTGGTCACCGAGCCCGTTGAGATCGCCCCGAACACCTACTGGGTCGGCAAACGTCCGCCCAACGAGATCTTCTACGCCAACCCCTACCTGCGCCACTTTCCCGGCCAGCAGGGCCAGGAAGATTTCAACCTGATCATCGACCCCGGCTCCACCAAAGACTTCAGCGTGGTCCAGGCCAAGGTGGGGCGAGTGATTGGTACGATTAACAACCTCAGCTCGATCTTCATCAACCATCAGGACCCCGATGTGGGCTCCTCGGTCGGCGTGCTTCTGGGCCGCCACACCCCCAACGCGCATGTGCTCTGCACCGAAGATACCTGGCGGCTGATCCAGTATTACAACGTGCCCCGCGAGCGCTTTGTCGCTCTGGAGCGCTTCCCCCGCGGCATCAAGCTGCCCACCGGCGATGTCGTGCGCCCGGTGCCCAGCCCCTTCTGCCACTTCGTCGGCGCGATGATGCTCTACGATCCGGCCACCCGCGTGCTCTTCACCGGCGATCTCTTCGGCAGCCTCACCGACAAAGATGCCGAGGGCCTCTACGTCGACGAGTCTGACTGGGCCGGCATGCGCGCCTTCCACCAGATCTACATGCCCACCCAGGGCGCGGTGCGCTACGCCCTGAGCAAGATCCGCGAGCTGAGCCCGGCCGTAGAGATCATCGCCCCGCAGCACGGCCGCGTGCTACGCGGCCACTGGGTCAAAGAGTACATCGACCGCCTCTGGAACCTGCCGGTGGGCCTGGATATCCTCGACGATCGCCACAGCAGCCCCGAAGAGCTGCAGGCCTGGACCACCGTGCTCAACCGCCTGGTCGAAGTCGCCCGGCAGGCCATCGGCGACGAGGTCTACGCGCTGCTGGAGTCTGACCCCAACCTCAGCGGCATCCTCTCGGTGAACTCCGGCAGCGTCGAGATCACCTCGCTGGGCAAGACCACCGTCGAGCGCGCCGTGCGCCTGCTCTGCGAGCACGTCACCCCGGATGTGGCCAGCGCCATCAAGTACGAAGCGGTCTACTCCGCCAACGAACTCAGCCTACCCACCCCCATGGTCGAGCTCGATGAAGACGGCCCCGAGATCGCAAGCTCCCGGCTCGATCCCATCGCCGACGCCGGCTTCTCCAAAGTCTGATCGAAACCTCACTTTGCACTCTCATTCCCCGACCGGGAGTCAGCCCCCGGCTGACTCCCGGTCGCCGATCGCCCCCGATTTTCGCAACCTTTTCAGGCTCCCCCCTCCACCCGATAGTCCCAGATCTCGGCCTGCTGCCGATCCAGCATCGCCCTGGGCGTCCACCGCATCGCCAACTCCCGCATCCAGACCGCCACCGGATGTTCCAGCTGCCCGACGGTGCCAAACTGACGGGAGAGACGCTGCAACATCGCGGTGCGCTTGCAACGCCTGGCCTCGTAACGTCGAAACGCCGAAGCCACATTGACCGACGCCAGGCTCCCCTGCTCATCCCGAAGCTCCGCGAAGCAACGCGCGAGCATCGCCGCGTCTTCGATCGCCGAGCAGGCTCCCTGCCCGAGATTCGGGGCCATCGGGTGGGCCGCATCCCCGAGCAGCGTCACATTCTCCTGACCCCACATCTTCAGCGGAGGACGATCGAAGATGTCGTTTCGAAGCACCTGCGCAGCCGGTGTCGACGCAATCATCGCGCGAAAATAGTCGGGGAACGCCTCAAATCGACGCTGCAAATCCTCGATCACATCCTCGCCATCGCGCTCCCCCTGCGGGGTATTGGCGGTCGCCCACCAGTACACCCGCTCCTCATCGATGTACCCCATCCCCGCGCGTCGCCCTCGCCCCTGCAGCTCCAGCAGCATGCCGCGCGCAAAACCTTCGTGCTCAAAGCGCGAGGTCACGCCGCGCCAGCACGTATACCCGTGATACGCAGGCTGAGCCTCACCGGGATGCAGCTGCGCACGGACCGCCGAGCGCAACCCATCACACCCGATCAACGCCCGGCCCCAGCCGCCTGCCCACCCCTCATCACCCACAGCACGCACGCGACCGCGTTCAGCATCATGCTCAAAGCCCTCAACGGCGCGGCCCGTCTCAACCTCAATGAGCGCATGCTGCGTGGCAGCCTCATAGAGCACCCCGTGCAGCGCCGCCCGGTGGATCATCCGAAAAGGGGCATCCGCACGCGCATTCGCCTCCTTTTCGACAAAAAGTTCGCCCCGATCGGCGCCGATCCCCAGATGCGTCATCGGCGCACTCACCCGTTCCAGCGCGTCACCAAGACCGCGCGCGTACAGCACCCGCGAGGCGTTCGGGCCCAGCAGGATGCCCGCGCCCACCTCTCGCACTTCGGCGAAACGCTCCACGACCACGACGGGGATGGACTCATGGGCAAGGCAAAGCGCCGCGCTCAGCCCCCCGATCCCCGCTCCCACCACAATGACTGGCTCATCCATCACCCACCTCCAAGTTGAG
Proteins encoded:
- a CDS encoding metal-sulfur cluster assembly factor, with product MLAGGVPVTPSEENRECLEALRAVIDPEVGINIVDLGLVYAVACREGGIDVVLTMTTPACPLSAVIEEDVRDAIWEFVDPHAQVRVAVVFEPAWSPEMMSAYARQQLGR
- a CDS encoding helix-turn-helix transcriptional regulator, yielding MTTPDLLNLLSSSRLQIVEFIKRQGTVTVEETAAALGFGETTVRQHFDHLQKKELLTRQSVPDGPGRPTLRYRLTPAGQQLFPSQDAALFGKMLDFLVLQGYPALIDDFFRQMWRERREELSERLEEAGANTLEERLEVVEAFLAEQGFVPEVTVEEDVVTIRECNCPFSEAVRATRLPCRLEAQFLEQALQRDLKRVGYMPEGHPACVYEFQAASSEDDEDLNQV
- a CDS encoding DUF2249 domain-containing protein, with amino-acid sequence MPDAHELDVTRIEPHIRHATIFATFDALNAGESFVIVNDHDPAPLRFQFQARHPRAFEWDYLELGPRTWKVRLTRT
- the ric gene encoding iron-sulfur cluster repair di-iron protein yields the protein MITADQTVGHIAKNFPMSTRVFGRYKIDFCCKGRLSLQEVCGTHDIEIDKLVADIEAEIELAPPTALDGWADRSTPELVAHILENYHRPLDEELPRLESLADKVARVHGDRDRRLPRIAQTFTLLRAELEEHFRKEENVLFPAILADDGQPLAGPIRVMLQDHEDAGDMLVLLRELADDFQVPPHACNSWRALLGGLEDLERSLHEHIHLENNILFPRAAA
- a CDS encoding protein kinase domain-containing protein produces the protein MKTDTLPPGSAVGQYHVIRKLGEGAAGQVYLAHHKILDREFALKILHPEWVGNDQLTRRFFQEARHATRLKHPNIVGVITADQHNDFYYLVMEFVDGVCLEALLAQQERLPAERAIPYVVGVLRGLEHAHKKGMLHRDVKADNIIIENATDRARLLDFGLVKDTEATQKLTAQHAVVGTPYYMPPEQWRGEEVDARADIYSAAVTLYYALSGRFPFPGRSPLAVAHRLMSESHDPLGEILLYAQPTRATELVTILDRALSRERDLRPSSAAQLADELEQWLEEQRPSPTAKTSSRTIAYAPPTAEPTMSIPTPNLVTEPVEIAPNTYWVGKRPPNEIFYANPYLRHFPGQQGQEDFNLIIDPGSTKDFSVVQAKVGRVIGTINNLSSIFINHQDPDVGSSVGVLLGRHTPNAHVLCTEDTWRLIQYYNVPRERFVALERFPRGIKLPTGDVVRPVPSPFCHFVGAMMLYDPATRVLFTGDLFGSLTDKDAEGLYVDESDWAGMRAFHQIYMPTQGAVRYALSKIRELSPAVEIIAPQHGRVLRGHWVKEYIDRLWNLPVGLDILDDRHSSPEELQAWTTVLNRLVEVARQAIGDEVYALLESDPNLSGILSVNSGSVEITSLGKTTVERAVRLLCEHVTPDVASAIKYEAVYSANELSLPTPMVELDEDGPEIASSRLDPIADAGFSKV
- a CDS encoding FAD-dependent monooxygenase, which produces MDEPVIVVGAGIGGLSAALCLAHESIPVVVVERFAEVREVGAGILLGPNASRVLYARGLGDALERVSAPMTHLGIGADRGELFVEKEANARADAPFRMIHRAALHGVLYEAATQHALIEVETGRAVEGFEHDAERGRVRAVGDEGWAGGWGRALIGCDGLRSAVRAQLHPGEAQPAYHGYTCWRGVTSRFEHEGFARGMLLELQGRGRRAGMGYIDEERVYWWATANTPQGERDGEDVIEDLQRRFEAFPDYFRAMIASTPAAQVLRNDIFDRPPLKMWGQENVTLLGDAAHPMAPNLGQGACSAIEDAAMLARCFAELRDEQGSLASVNVASAFRRYEARRCKRTAMLQRLSRQFGTVGQLEHPVAVWMRELAMRWTPRAMLDRQQAEIWDYRVEGGA